Proteins co-encoded in one Nicotiana sylvestris chromosome 7, ASM39365v2, whole genome shotgun sequence genomic window:
- the LOC104232968 gene encoding nuclear transcription factor Y subunit B-6-like translates to MRRILPQHAKVSDDAKEAIQELVSEFINHITNLANERCHREQRRTVTAEDVIWAMNKIGLTNYVGPLTLYLQKHREQEDSGQRIRPNTVRPNVELGLARRTGSAQVLPINYAPGPGYSYPHFPPTGVFYDPAVHVMMNGFNDMINYMRSEEEIGENDGPAESSSSTATNYGVPAGVNDPYGHLKQ, encoded by the coding sequence ATGCGGCGGATTCTTCCACAACATGCAAAAGTCTCAGACGATGCTAAAGAGGCGATCCAAGAATTGGTGTCCGAATTCATCAACCACATCACTAACTTAGCTAACGAACGTTGCCATAGGGAACAACGCAGGACTGTGACAGCTGAGGATGTCATTTGGGCCATGAACAAAATTGGGCTGACCAACTACGTTGGGCCTCTCACCTTATACCTCCAGAAACATCGTGAACAAGAAGACTCGGGCCAACGGATCAGGCCCAATACTGTGAGGCCCAATGTGGAACTTGGGCTGGCACGGCGTACTGGGTCAGCCCAAGTTTTGCCGATTAACTATGCACCTGGGCCGGGTTATTCGTACCCGCACTTCCCACCCACTGGAGTGTTTTATGATCCAGCAGTTCATGTAATGATGAATGGGTTTAATGACATGATTAATTACATGAGGAGTGAAGAAGAGATAGGGGAGAATGATGGGCCAGCTGAGTCATCATCTTCAACTGCTACTAACTATGGTGTACCAGCTGGGGTTAATGATCCATACGGACACCTCAAACAGTGA
- the LOC104232969 gene encoding nicotinamide/nicotinic acid mononucleotide adenylyltransferase, which produces MHYQLEGMTDIALPWDKLSLDLIKQEEEQSSPERKKRTYVVLVSTGSFNPPTYMHLRCFELARDALTSEGLCVIGGYMSPVNDAYKKKDLISAEHRVAMCQLACKSSEFVMTDPWEAGQDSYQRTLTVLSRIKSALCDGSLASSEDLMVMLVCGSDLLESFSTPGVWIPEQVRTICRDFGLVCVRRGGQDVEKVIAGDDILNEYKKNIRIVDEVVPNGISSTGLRDCISKGLSVKYLTADEVIDYMKQHNLYRGQCSNN; this is translated from the exons ATGCACTATCAATTAGAAG GTATGACTGATATTGCTTTACCATGGGATAAGttgtctttagatttaataaaacAAGAGGAGGAGCAATCAAGTCCTGAAAGGAA GAAAAGGACATATGTAGTTCTTGTATCCACAGGAAGTTTCAATCCTCCTACTTACATGCACTTGCGCTGTTTTG AGTTGGCAAGAGATGCATTAACTTCAGAAGGGCTCTGCGTAATTGGAGGTTATATGTCACCAGTAAATGATGCATATAAGAAGAAG GATCTTATATCTGCTGAGCATCGTGTTGCAATGTGCCAATTAGCTTGTAAAAGCTCAGAATTCGTTATGACAGATCCATGGGAG GCAGGCCAGGATAGCTATCAACGAACATTGACAGTTCTCTCCAGAATAAAGTCCGCTCTCTGTGATGGAAGTTTGGCATCCAGTG AAGACCTCATGGTCATGCTTGTGTGTGGTTCTGATCTACTAGAATCTTTCAGCACACCTGGAGTTTGGATACCTGAGCAG GTCAGGACCATATGTAGAGACTTTGGCTTGGTTTGTGTTCGGAGAGGTGGTCAGGATGTTGAAAAGGTCATTGCCGGTGATGATATTTTGAATGAATATAAG AAAAATATCAGAATCGTGGATGAAGTAGTGCCTAATGGAATCAGTTCAACGGGATTAAG GGACTGCATCTCGAAAGGGTTATCAGTGAAGTACTTGACAGCCGATGAAGTAATTGATTATATGAAACAACATAACCTTTATAGAGGGCAATGTTCTAACAACTGA